The Bacteroidota bacterium genome contains the following window.
TTCTTCATATCAGAGCGTTATCGCTGAACCGCCTTTTGCTTCAATGGCTGCTTTAGCCGAAGCAGAAAATGCATGTGCTTTAATTTCAATTCCTGATTTCAATTCGCCGCGACCAAGAATTTTCACTTTATCATTTTTGTTAGCCAATCCATTCTCAATGAGAATTTCGGGCGAAACGGATTTCAATTTTCTTTTTTCAACGAGTATCTGCAATGAATCAAGGTTGATGCCTTTGTATTCAACACGATTCATATTGGTAAAACCGAATTTCGGTAACCGGCGCTGCAACGGCATTTGTCCGCCTTCGAATCCGCGTTTGGAAGAATATCCGGAGCGGGATTGCGCTCCTTTGTGACCACGTGCAGATGTTCCGCCTTTGCCGGAACCTTGTCCGCGCCCTTTGCGTTTGCCTTCGTGCTTGGTTGAGCCCTTTGCCGGTTTAAGATTACTTAAGTTCATTGCGATTCTTCGTTAGCAGTTAAATATTTTCAACTTTCACCAGGTGCTGCACACGGGCGATCATTCCCTGTACCTGTGGTGTGGAATTTTTTTCTACGGAACGATGCATTCTTTTCAATCCCAATGCAAGAAGTGTTTGCTTCTGGCGCTCGGGATAATCGATGCAACTTTTTATCTGTGTGATGCGGATCTTTGACATAGTGAATTGATTTATCCGTTGAATACTTTTTCGAGTGTGATTCCGCGTTGCTGTGCAATGGTGAATGCATCGCGCATCTGCATGAGCGCATCCATTGTAGCTTTCACAACGTTGTGTGGATTGGATGATCCTTTACTTTTTGCTAGCACATCTGTGATTCCAACGCTTTCAAGCACTGCCCGCATGGCACCACCTGCAATAACGCCGGTACCATGTGAAGCTGGCTTAAGAAATACCAACGAGCCACCAAATTTTCCCTGTTGTGCATGAGGCACTGTTCCATTTACAATGCAAACTTTCATCAGGTTCTTTTTCGCGTCTTCGATAGCCTTGGTGATAGCATCAGTTACTTCTTTCGCTTTACCAAGTCCATAACCGACAACACCTTTTTCATTACCAACGACAACGATGGCGGTGAATGAAAATGTGCGGCCACCTTTAGTAACCTTGGTAACGCGCTGAACTGCGACCAAGCGGTCCTTAAGTTCAATGTCGCTTGACTTTACACGTCTTACGTTTCCGTTTGCCATTTTATTTAGTTCAGTTTCTTTTTGTGTTCGATAAATCAGAATTTCAATCCATTCTCACGTGCTGCATCAGCGAGCGCTTTTACGCGACCGTGAAAGAGATAACCACCGCGATCGAAAACAGCAACCTGAAAACCAGAAGCAACTGCTTTTTTTGCAATGGCAGCGCCAACCAGTTTAGCTTTTTCGATCTTGTTGATCTTCTTCGAAGCGATCTCTTTCTCCATTGAAGAAGCAGTAGCGAGTGTTACTCCTTTTACATCATCAATGAGCTGCACATAAATTTCTTTATTGCTGCGATAAACGCTCAATCGGGGAGAAGCGGACGAGCCGGATAATCGTTTTCTAATCCTCATCCGGATACGGTCTCTGCGTTGTGATTTTGTAATAGCCATTTTTATCTTGTCTTGTCTCGGTTTTTGCCGAAACTGTTTATTTCATTTATTATTTACCTGCTGCTTTTCCAGCTTTACGACGCAGGATCTCGTTAACATATTTTATTCCTTTTCCTTTGTAAGGTTCTGGTTTACGCAACGACCGGATCTTTGCAGAAACCAGTCCGAGTAATTCGTTATCTGCACATTCAAGAATGATCTTTGGATTCTGACCTTTTTCTGCAGTTGTTGCGATCTTAATCTCTTTTGGCAATTCGAAAATTACGTTATGCGAATAACCAAGTGTCAATTCAAGTTGCTGACCTTTTGCCTGTGCGCGATATCCTACACCGACCAATTCCTGTTCGGTTTTATAACCACGAGCAACCCCATCTATCATATTTGCGATCAAAGCGCGATACAAACCGTGTAATGCTTTATGGCGCTTCTGTTCGGTAGGACGACTAAGCGTTACCACACCATTTTCCACTTTTACAGAAATGGCAGGATCAAGCGTTCTCTTCAATTCTCCTTTAACACCTTTAACGGTGACCACATTCTTTTCATTGACGCTGACATCAACGCCTTTGGGCAGAGTGATCGGAAGTTTACCTATTCGTGACATGGCTTTTGCTTCTTCGTGAATTATTAATAGACATAACAAAGTACTTCCCCGCCGACATTTTCTTTTTTTGCTTCCTTATCGGTCATTACACCTTTGGAAGTGGAAAGGATGGCAATACCGAGTCCGTTAAGAACCCGCGGCATGCGATTAACGCCGGAATATTTTCTAAGTCCTGGAGAAGAAATGCGAACAAGTCCGCGAATAGCAGATTGTTTAGTAACAGGATGGTACTTCAGAGCGATCTTGATTGTTCCCTGTGCTTTTTCAGCTTCATCAAATTTATAATTGAGAATATATCCTTTCTCAAATAAGATCTTGGTGATCTCTTTTTTCATCCTGGAAGCGGGAACTTCCACAACGCGATGACTTGCTTTAATCGCATTCCTGACTCGGGTCAGGTAATCGGAAATGGTATCTGTCATTTTTTTTTGTCTTATATTTTATCCCGCACGCAGGATAATTATACAAAACGCAATTACTTGCGTCCGCCAATTTTCTGGCGGAGAATGGCTGCTTCGTGCTTACCAGCTAGCCTTGGTTAATCCGGGAATCTTACCGTTGAGAGCAAGATCGCGTAACATATTCCGGCAAAGTCCGAATTGACGGCTGTATCCGCGAGGTCTTCCTGTGAGTTTGCACCTGTTACGGAGGCGAACTTTTGAAGAGTTTCGAGGAAGTAATGCCAGTTCTGACCACTTGCCTTCTTTTTTGAGTTGGGCACGCTTTTCAGCATAACGATCCACAAGTTTGCGGCGTTTTACTTCCCGTGCTTTCATTGATTCTTTTGCCATGTTTTCCTTAAAGGGGCTGCAAAGATAGTTATTTTTTATTATTCTTGAACGGTAAACCGAACTCAGCAAGAAGTGATTTTGCTTCTTCATCCGATTCTGTATTGGTAACGAATGTGATGTCCATTCCCATTATCTTATTCACCTTGTCAATATCGATTTCAGGAAAAATGATCTGTTCTGTGATACCGAGTGTATAATTTCCGCGACCATCAAAACCTTTTTCATTTATTCCACGAAAATCACGGATTCTTGGTAAGGAAGCAGAAATAAGGCGATCCAGAAACTCATACATTTTATCGCCTCGCAAAGTGACTTTTACACCTATAGGAACTCCTTTGCGAAGTTTAAAATTGGAAATATCTTTTCTTGATATTGTTGAAACCGGACGCTGGCCTGTTATCTGTCCGAGTTCTTTGATAGCTCCTTCGATAAGTTTTTTATCAGAAACCGCATCGCCGATGCCCTGGTTGATACAGATCTTTTCTATACGCGGCACCTGCATGGAGCTTGTGAAATTGTATTTTTTCTGCAAGGCAGGAACTACCGTTTCACGGTAGAATTTTTTCATTCTCGGAGTGTAAGTTGTAGTAGCCATTATTTGATAACCTCCTCTGATCTTTTTGAGTAACGTTCCAGTTTACCTGTTTCTTCATTTACGCGACGACCTACGCGTGTAGGAGTTCCATCAGGGCCAACGAGCATCAGGTTTGAAATATGAATTGTTGCAGCAACATCCACAATTCCTCCCTGAGGATATTTTGCAGTCGGCTTTGTATGTTTTTTCACAGTCAATCCTTCGAGCACAGCGCGGTTCGATGATTGATCGACTGAAACGACTTTGTATTGTGTATCGGCACTTTTGTGTTCTCCGGTTATCACAACAACGGTGTCGCCTTTTTTTATTTTGAGTTTAGACATCGTATTAAAATTAAAGCACTTCGGGTGCAAGTGAAATGATCTTTGAATAATTTGTTTCGCGCAATTCTCTCGCCACTGGTCCGAAGATGCGCGTTCCCCGCAATTCGTCCTGTGCATTCAGAAGAACACATGCATTATCATCGAAACGGATATAGGATCCATCGGGACGGCGGATCTCTTTGCTGGTTCTGACCACAACAGCTTTGGAAACCGTTCCCTTTTTGATGTTTCCTGAGGGGATTGCATTCTTTACAGAAACAACAATTTTATCTCCAATAGAAGCATATCTTTTTTTGGTTCCGCCAAGTACGCGAATGCAGAGCACTTCTTTTGCTCCGCTGTTGTCAGCTACTGAAAGCCTGGATTCCTGTTGTATCATCGCTCAACTACTTTTGAAATGATTGAATAATTATTTTGCACGCTCTACGATCGCAACCAGGCGCCAGGTTTTATTTTTACTGAGTGGTCTTGTTTCCATGATGCGCACCGTGTCGCCAATATTGCATTCGTTTTTTTCATCATGCGCCATGAAGGTAGACGTCTTCTTGACGTACTTACCATACTTCGGATGTTTTACTTTCCGCTCAACAGCAACAACAATTGACTTCTGCATTTTGTTACTGATAACTGTTCCGGTTTTTTCCTTGCGGTCGGCCCTTTTGAGTGTATTTTCCATTTTGTTTTTCAGAATGACTTTTATCAATATTTAGTTGGCAGCGGTAGCACGTTTATTGATCTCCGTTTGAATGCGCGCTATAGTACGCCGTGCCGTTCTTATCTTGAGCGGGTTTTCGATCGGCGAAACCGCATGGTTGACTTTCATTTTCACCAATTGGCCTTTTTCTTCTGCCAGGCGATCTTTCAATTCGGTATCAGACAACTGCTGTATTTCTTTCTGGTTCATTGCTAAGAATATTTTTATTAAGCGTTTTCAGGAGTGTAGTCAGGACGAACGATGAATTTAGTTGTAACAGGAAGTTTTTGTGCACCAAGGCGCAACGCTTCTTTTGCAGTAGCAACAGGAACGCCGTCGGCTTCGAAAAGAATGGTTCCTTCTTTCACAACTGCAACCCAGTATTCAGGTGCACCTTTTCCTTTTCCCATACGAACTTCAGCTGGTTTTCGGGTGATCGGTTTATCAGGGAATACGCGGATCCAAACCTGGCCTTCGCGTTTGAGGAAACGGGTCATCGCAACACGGGCAGCCTCCAATTGTTTGCCCGTAACCCAACATTCTTCCACAGCTTTCAATGCGAATGATCCGAAAGCGATCGAATGACCACGAGTTGCTTTTCCGTGGATCTTCATCTTATGCTGTTTCCTGAATTTTGTTCTTTTCGGTTGTAACATTTTATGATAATGCTATGGCGTTAATATTCTCTGAATTATTTCGATTCACCTGCACCTTCTTTACGTGGACGGCGCTGGCGATTACCGCGGCTTCCGCCGGAAGAGGGTCCTTTTTTCTCTCTTGCTGAATTCTGTGCATTAGGAGAAAGATCTCTCTTGCCATACAATTCTCCTTTGCAGATCCACACTTTCACACCGATCCTTCCATAGGAAGTATGAGCTTCTGAAAGTGCATAATCAATATCAGCGCGAAGCGTGTGAAGCGGAACGCGTCCTTCCATGTACCCTTCAACCCTTGCGATCTCTGCACCAGCAAGACGGCCTGAACATTTTACTTTTATTCCTTCAGCACCCATTCTCATAGTAGAAGCGATCGCCATTTTAATTGCGCGGCGGAACGAGA
Protein-coding sequences here:
- the rplO gene encoding 50S ribosomal protein L15; protein product: MNLSNLKPAKGSTKHEGKRKGRGQGSGKGGTSARGHKGAQSRSGYSSKRGFEGGQMPLQRRLPKFGFTNMNRVEYKGINLDSLQILVEKRKLKSVSPEILIENGLANKNDKVKILGRGELKSGIEIKAHAFSASAKAAIEAKGGSAITL
- the rpmD gene encoding 50S ribosomal protein L30, yielding MSKIRITQIKSCIDYPERQKQTLLALGLKRMHRSVEKNSTPQVQGMIARVQHLVKVENI
- the rpsE gene encoding 30S ribosomal protein S5, encoding MANGNVRRVKSSDIELKDRLVAVQRVTKVTKGGRTFSFTAIVVVGNEKGVVGYGLGKAKEVTDAITKAIEDAKKNLMKVCIVNGTVPHAQQGKFGGSLVFLKPASHGTGVIAGGAMRAVLESVGITDVLAKSKGSSNPHNVVKATMDALMQMRDAFTIAQQRGITLEKVFNG
- the rplR gene encoding 50S ribosomal protein L18, with amino-acid sequence MAITKSQRRDRIRMRIRKRLSGSSASPRLSVYRSNKEIYVQLIDDVKGVTLATASSMEKEIASKKINKIEKAKLVGAAIAKKAVASGFQVAVFDRGGYLFHGRVKALADAARENGLKF
- the rplF gene encoding 50S ribosomal protein L6, yielding MSRIGKLPITLPKGVDVSVNEKNVVTVKGVKGELKRTLDPAISVKVENGVVTLSRPTEQKRHKALHGLYRALIANMIDGVARGYKTEQELVGVGYRAQAKGQQLELTLGYSHNVIFELPKEIKIATTAEKGQNPKIILECADNELLGLVSAKIRSLRKPEPYKGKGIKYVNEILRRKAGKAAGK
- the rpsH gene encoding 30S ribosomal protein S8 codes for the protein MTDTISDYLTRVRNAIKASHRVVEVPASRMKKEITKILFEKGYILNYKFDEAEKAQGTIKIALKYHPVTKQSAIRGLVRISSPGLRKYSGVNRMPRVLNGLGIAILSTSKGVMTDKEAKKENVGGEVLCYVY
- the rpsN gene encoding 30S ribosomal protein S14, whose product is MAKESMKAREVKRRKLVDRYAEKRAQLKKEGKWSELALLPRNSSKVRLRNRCKLTGRPRGYSRQFGLCRNMLRDLALNGKIPGLTKASW
- the rplE gene encoding 50S ribosomal protein L5, with protein sequence MATTTYTPRMKKFYRETVVPALQKKYNFTSSMQVPRIEKICINQGIGDAVSDKKLIEGAIKELGQITGQRPVSTISRKDISNFKLRKGVPIGVKVTLRGDKMYEFLDRLISASLPRIRDFRGINEKGFDGRGNYTLGITEQIIFPEIDIDKVNKIMGMDITFVTNTESDEEAKSLLAEFGLPFKNNKK
- the rplX gene encoding 50S ribosomal protein L24, with protein sequence MSKLKIKKGDTVVVITGEHKSADTQYKVVSVDQSSNRAVLEGLTVKKHTKPTAKYPQGGIVDVAATIHISNLMLVGPDGTPTRVGRRVNEETGKLERYSKRSEEVIK
- the rplN gene encoding 50S ribosomal protein L14, which codes for MIQQESRLSVADNSGAKEVLCIRVLGGTKKRYASIGDKIVVSVKNAIPSGNIKKGTVSKAVVVRTSKEIRRPDGSYIRFDDNACVLLNAQDELRGTRIFGPVARELRETNYSKIISLAPEVL
- the rpsQ gene encoding 30S ribosomal protein S17, giving the protein MENTLKRADRKEKTGTVISNKMQKSIVVAVERKVKHPKYGKYVKKTSTFMAHDEKNECNIGDTVRIMETRPLSKNKTWRLVAIVERAK
- the rpmC gene encoding 50S ribosomal protein L29 — translated: MNQKEIQQLSDTELKDRLAEEKGQLVKMKVNHAVSPIENPLKIRTARRTIARIQTEINKRATAAN
- the rplP gene encoding 50S ribosomal protein L16 — translated: MLQPKRTKFRKQHKMKIHGKATRGHSIAFGSFALKAVEECWVTGKQLEAARVAMTRFLKREGQVWIRVFPDKPITRKPAEVRMGKGKGAPEYWVAVVKEGTILFEADGVPVATAKEALRLGAQKLPVTTKFIVRPDYTPENA